One Aphelocoma coerulescens isolate FSJ_1873_10779 chromosome 5, UR_Acoe_1.0, whole genome shotgun sequence DNA segment encodes these proteins:
- the FAM181A gene encoding protein FAM181A gives MASDSEVKTLLNFVNLASSDIKAALDKSAPCRRSVDHRKYLQKQLKRFSQKYSRIPRCHPSKPPECGWRRGAEDRARGPQPEAPDLGPHGGAAAEKVMQTAEAEENLTGERVLQEQKPEAARPDQVPMRKRQLPASFWEEPRPAQSLTGRAFPASPEGFQAPRDPPPYEGKKSKRSPDAAGQESPPDPAPHAGEKDPAGALSGRVGAWTCCPFPCPGPGVYQPPGALPPSPFPGLGLWRKSAAALPAEVPHFCKEADGPGQKLYRPMVLKPIPTKPAIPPPIFNVFGYL, from the coding sequence atggcatcagacagcGAGGTAAAAACTCTACTGAACTTCGTTAACCTGGCTTCGAGCGACATCAAAGCGGCTCTGGATAAATCAGCTCCTTGTCGCCGGTCAGTTGACCACAGAAAATACTTGCAGAAGCAGCTCAAGCGGTTTTCTCAGAAGTACTCACGAATCCCACGATGTCACCCCAGCAAACCCCCTGAGTGCGGTTGGCGCAGGGGGGCAGAGGACCGGGCCCGCGGTCCCCAGCCCGAGGCACCAGACCTCGGCCCCCACGGCGGGGCTGCCGCCGAAAAGGTGATGCAGACAGCCGAGGCAGAGGAGAACCTCACCGGGGAACGGGTTTTGCAGGAACAAAAACCCGAGGCTGCCCGACCTGACCAGGTGCCCATGAGGAAGCGCCAGCTCCCCGCCTCCTTCTGGGAAGAGCCACGGCCGGCCCAGAGCCTGACGGGCAGGGCCTTTCCTGCCAGCCCTGAGGGGTTCCaagcccccagagaccctcctCCCTAtgaggggaagaaaagcaaaaggagcCCAGATGCTGCTGGCCAGGAGAGCCCCCCTGACCCTGCGCCACATGCCGGGGAGAAGGACCCTGCCGGGGCCCTCTCAGGCCGGGTGGGCGCTTGGACCTGCtgcccctttccctgccccggcCCAGGCGTGTACCAGCCCCCGGGCGCGCTGCCCCCGTCGCCCttcccggggctggggctgtggaggAAGAGTGCGGCCGCGCTGCCGGCGGAGGTGCCGCACTTCTGCAAGGAGGCCGATGGCCCGGGGCAGAAACTCTACAGGCCCATGGTTCTGAAACCCATCCCCACCAAGCCCGCCATCCCCCCACCCATCTTCAATGTTTTCGGCTATCTTTAG